A region of the Mytilus trossulus isolate FHL-02 chromosome 11, PNRI_Mtr1.1.1.hap1, whole genome shotgun sequence genome:
CGGGGGATTATTGCTGCACTGAAGACCAATTGGTAGCATTCGGCAGTTGTCTGctctttagtcgggttgttttctctttgacacattcttcaTTGAATCAGCTCAAAACCtcaatttgatttgattgaacGAGTATGTCTCCATCTTATGAAAAACAAGCGCAATCTCTACCGTTTTGGGTTTCAACATCAAAACATCATCAAACAAATGAGCAGAACATAACCAATATTATGtaatgtttttgaataaatgtgatTATTTCCGATGCAGCGAGCATGTTAAAGTTACAATATGCCATTCTAAGTGACCTGACATCAGAGTTGTAATTAAAACCCTTTCTGTATAACCCTGGTAAAATATATggttagcttttgaggtgaTCGTTTACatatttgtgctttgtaaagaatatcaAAATGAGAGATGGATATGAAATACCCGAACACACTAGATGTCggcatgttgatttatatttataagtgaTGAACGTGtaccaatgataaaattgagtaaatgttttgactagtttttgATATCGAAAATCCtgttataatcatttttttcggTATTTCTATCTATAACATACACAAGAGCGAATCGAACAACATGAACAAGTTGAGATACCTAACTACCGTAAGATGCTGTCAATAAAACCCCACCATCTGAAAATGGAcgattaacaataggaaatgaaaaatcatctcttttatcataaattttggtataaGGCATACcgttaaaaatatagatatcaggatccaggaaaggacagtgATCATTGTTAGTATTACGTTGTAACTGTATTTAAAGTCAATTCAGCAGGATGAATCTCTTAAGTGTGCATTCTGAAGTTGTTATTGAGAGCCAATTTATATATCATCCAAATCTACTAGGACCGTGTGTTTTCATCTCAGGCAGAAAACCCTAGCCGTATTggtcacaattttttaaaaatttaagtcctccgtgctcttcaactttgtacttgttttggctttcgaccctttttcatctgagcgtcatTGGTTAGTCTTGTATGGACGCACTTCTGGCGAAATAAATGTTCTACCTGGttccttttgttagctattctcttcgtgtatttctctgtcctgtatgttttcccatttatttgtattgtagtcctgtcatgtaattttgtcattttaatattatatttaacattgccataaaagcgggaggcGGGCTTGCcacaggttcaacccaccaattttgtctttcttaaattgtcctgtaccaagtcaggaaaacggctattgttatattatagttcgtttctgtgtgtgtttcattttattgatgtgtttctgttgtgtcgtagctATCCTCTATCTCCCCTGTTTGATACATTTCACTCAATTTTAGTAACCgggatatgttttttttctcaatcgatttatgaatttcaaacagcggtatacttctgttgcctttatttttttgtttttctttgtgttGTGTGTATGATTTAGAAATCAGGTGTTTCCGGTTTGTGTGGTTTATCATGCAATATAGTTTTGTTCGTTATCCGGTTATTCCCTTAGTATATACTATACTTTCTTGTAGCTATTATATATCACTATAAATAAAGAGTGaaatctatatacaaagaatgcgtacaaatttattattcaaaatttcagaTTAAGCCTGAACCATTTCGACATAATCAATTTGCATAGCAACATTATCTCCATGCCAGGTTGACAGCCATTCACCTCGTCTATCCCAGAATTCtctcatttgtttatttgaacCATCATTCCATGGGCGTGGTTGGTTGTAACTGCATCCAGATGAGAAGAAACCACCTCCAACGGCTACATTCATGATCAACTGGAACTGTAATGAGAAAACATCTATTTGATTATGGTGTACATGACAATCGGGTAGGGTAAAAgtttataagcctggtaccatTGACGACTTTGACTTTTTCTAActcatttctttttcttaatcGTTTTTTATTCTATGGATGGTGAAACCAGTTAGTTTTTTTGAAGAAACAGCTGTaagcagtattttttttcattttagaaatGAATGCCAAAAATAATATATCGTGGACACGTTGTACAAACATTAAACCTCGTCTCATGGATTTTTGTGATCCGACCATTTAACTataatttttatgttatgtcataaaattgaaaatggaaatggggaatgtgtcaaagagacaacaacccgaccacagaaaaaacaacagcagaaggtcaccaacaggtcttcaatgtagcgagaaattcccgcacccggaggcgtccttcagctggctcctaaaaaaatatatactagttcagtgataatgaacgccatactaatttcatTCCCATATGAGATCATTACTTACTGATACACGTGATATGCTAGtcgaattattttatcaaaactgaATTAATTCATACAATGCGTCATGAATACATTTCAGCTTATCCACAAGTCATGATTATGCATTAAATGGACCTATTGACCACTCAATGATTTCCTCGTCTTTCAACAAAGAACAAGGGCAATATGAAGACCGTAAGTATGTGCGGAAAAAAATCCTCTCAGCAAACATTATAAGGTcaaatttatacaaaactttgattttttgaaatactaaggcttttgaCCAGTTATAGCATACATTATTGGCATTTTCAACGATCAACGACACCTTGACCTCACTTAAACTTACCGGCTGATCAAATGGAGCATTGTTGCCTCCACTTGCCCAAATATTGCTGCCACCGAAGCCTCCATAGTTGTAGAAGCCATTTCCAGGGGTTCCTACGTACATTATTTGTTGACCATCAACGGTTACTCTTTAAaagcaaatacattttttgtactatTTGTTATCGATTTTTTACGAAATTACTTTGATCTTGCTGACTGATTTCCTTTCTCAGCGGAGTCGCgtgatatatatgatttttttcccccGCTAGAATGAAATTGACACGAAATTGACGTCATTcgtaaacagattatcattatTCATCTCAACTGGGGAATCACGTATGCGTACTGGCTCAAgcgaataaatcaatcatttgaaatgatcaacgataatctataacaACATTGGTATTGGCGAAACAAAGTCGGTGGAGATAACTTTTCATTGATATGTTACGTTTTCATAAATACTTAATGTGATGTTTATACTTGACTGTACtgactttgttagtcttgtattattaattatttttagtttcttgtgtacaatttagaaattagtatggcgttcattatcactgaactagtatatatttgttaaggggccagctgaaggacgcctccgggtgcgggaatttctcgctacgttgaagacctgttggtgaccttctgctgttttttttttatttggtctggttgttgtctctttgacacattccccatttccattctcaatttcattattgacacaactatccataatttcttaaatccttgtcatttgatattttttctagaCAACCATTATAATGCCTGCATGTACTATGTATTTGCATGATTAGAACCGTACCGTATGATACGGTTCCAACTCATGGATATGGAATTCATCTAAgtagttattttgaaaataagacaATACAAATGAGAATAAGaaatgtggtatgtttgccaaggAGAAAACTACCGAACAAATTTCTAATGACCTGATTTGTGCAATTATAAGCAATCTTATGGCTTATAAACAATTCGAAAAACCCATTCCGTATTACCGGCTATCAGTCTATATAATCTATGAATGGGTCTTATAGAAAAAGGAAATTCAGGTAATGCTCGCATTCAATCCAATCAACTTATAAAATAAGCATGTCTTTTACTTCAGTTTTTCAGGAATTTATACCTCTTTCAAACGGGAATTGACCTTAAAGTTTTGACCCTTACAATGGTACATGAACATACCTGATATGATCTGCGTACCACTCTAATTTATAGATATGGAAGTCATCTGCCCAGTCGCCACCATTCTTGTCTCTGAAATAAAACTAATCTAGTAAGTAACTATAtctaaacaaaaaagaaataataatgaattataTTATGATGATGTCATATGAAACAGGTAGAGGAGTAAATAGTAAAAATGGGAAACAAGAAAAAGATGCTGCGTTACttacaattattatacagacgtcaataaaaataaatacaatacatgaACTTCCctttaataattatgtttatttacttaCAATTCACCATGAGTTTTCATGTGATTGTCCAAGTTGATAGCTCTCTGATTATCattcattttcatgattttatgtATTCTTTACCTACTTTTTTTCATGAAGCCATTTTGACTAGGTGATGGTCCCATGATAGTTAGGATTCTTTACTTACTTTTCGCCATGTGTTTTCATGAAGTCATTTTGACTAGGTGAGGGTCCCGTGATAGTTAGGATTCTTAACTTACTTTTCGCCATGTGTTTTCATGAAGCCATTTTGACTAGGTGATGGTCTCATGATAGTTAGGATTCTTTACTTACTTTTCGCCATGTGTTTTGATGAAGCCATTTTGACTAGGTGAGGGTCCCATGATAGTTAGGATTCTCTACTTACTTTTCGCCATGTGTTTTCATGAAGCCATTTTGATTAGGTGATGGTCCCCAATGAAGTGTGGATGCAACTTCTCCTACTCCGTGATCGTTACCACCACAATTTACTTTTGCATTACCTAGAAATTAGATAAGTAAAACGTAGTttgagaacaaaaaaaaacgatcATCAACATAATACTGTTAACCATTCTAACACATTGTACTTTTGGGGATAACCATATAACTTCAAAGGGAggagaatatgttttttttttgtctcagtcagaaaaaaattcatgcAGAGCGCgaacatttctatttttttaagtttttcgaTGCTATCAATCATTTTTGTTCTTCttcaatttaaacaatataaggTAAAAGGAAAATCTGGATTTGGAATATTAATGTTGGTCATCTGCATAACAACAACAGTTCTTTTAATCAAATTGGGGATCATAATATTATTAGAGACCCTCCCCTTTTTTCCATcttgaagttaaatggtcgttccctaaaTCAAACTTTCTCTAAAAGTATAgttgttgtaaattttcataTGGGATTAAAGTCATAGAATTTATAATTACATGACCCTGACAAGTTCAATGATATGCATTCGAAATAAATTTTAGGAGCTCATTCGGTAGCACCTATCTCTAAATAATGTATCCGTATTTACTGAATAGTACTTCTATCGTCAAACATCGACATATTACGTGTATTCATGTATGATTTTCTATACTTACAACGTGCTTCCATCAAATCAATTTCACCAGAACGAGGCCAGCCACCATAATGCCAATCCTTTGGCAACATCCATATTGCTGTTAGTAAAGAGAACACAAACACAATTATAACCACTTTTGTGATAATAAGAAGGTCTACatgagttttatatattttttttatataaataaggccgtttgttttctcgtttgaattgtgttacagtcatttcggggccttttgtaTCTGAcaatgcagtatgggctttgctcattgttaaaggccgtatggtgacctatagttgttaatttctgtgtcatgttggtctcttgtggacagttgtctcattggcaatcgtaccacatcttcttttttatatttaagaaatagttcatgggggcttgaatatattgtgattttaccacgggttggccctttatgacaaatattttaccctgagcgatagcgaggggtaaaatatcggcataaagggacaacccgtggtaaaatctagatatattcaacccccatgaattatttccaTTCTAATAGGACAcatacggcaattcttttggatcgaaacactctaggtggaggcaaatatttgccgttcccatagaTAAACGCACTAGAAAACTgacgtaaaagaacggagctgactgaattagtgacatgcttTAACTATTTAcgataacatatttagatagttttggatgcatttaaatgataatttacttatatgtcttacatgttttaaaaaaattggattATACCACACTTTAgcattgtttgtttaaatttccttgttgtgatgattttctgtttcagaagcgtgtattttcccgtaaaatgcttgtATTCTTACGTCATctttctatgacgtcgggtaccTCATTCTTAAAAAAGCTTATGACGTgagagtacgatcggaacagtccaaacaatatattcatattttaccacgggtgtgtactcaaagcgtttgaagaacgtcatgttagaattataGATAGGGATACATAGAGATTAACGGACAAAAAGGGAAAAAATGCTAGTaattaaagaatagagaaaaataggcaatgataataacgaaaagaaaataatattgtaaaatatttagaagaGAACAATAATTGGTCAAAAAAATAAGGAATAGGGAAACGTGGTTATGCAAGTACAATAAATAAAGGAATCCCATTCCGACCCGCAAACGACAACTTCCATTATATGATCTTATATAGTCCGTAAGACATTTAGGTTACACACAATGATTGTTAAATACACTTCTCCGGGTCTATAGAAAGACGTATACAGAAGGCATGACCGTGTTGTGATGTGTAGGTTGGAATATGAAGTAACATTTGCATAATTTTTAGGTTGTTAAATCGGGTACCCAGTGTTGAAGATGGTTGAATTATgcgttttaaaagttttaaacaacTCGTTTAGGAGGTAGATGGCAGTTGCTTGGTTTTCGGAGATGGAATAATATGGCCACTTTTTTGTCCCCTTGCTttcgaaaataacaaaaacatgatTATGAAATACATCTGTTAGATTGTTACACGATTCAGAATGTTGATGTTcacatgacatatataaatcGGATAGCAGTTATTTTTTGTGACTTAGGTATAATATTTAATCAGATTTGGTTGCAGTATAAGTGTCAAGTATGCATCCGGGTCGTCCCATCTTTACTTTACTTATTTATCTGTAAATTGTGTACATGTAATTTGTTATTACTCTATTTTGTATGgacattttgaaattgatgagaaagaaaaatgcacaaaCATTGTAATAGCATATCATAATTATAAGAATTTATAGTGTAATTTGTAGAAAGTAAacattacaagaaaaaaattaaaagtgtaaTTTAAGAGAGAGAAAGATATATTTTACCTGGCCAAATCCAGTCTCCCCTGGGAATCTTTGCTCTAACAGTGACTGTTCCGTATCGGATTGACGCATGCGTTGTGACTTTCCCAGACATGATTGGGTTTAAGACGTTGCCATTGACAGCCGTCCTGTCACAACCCGAGTTAGTGGATTGACTGCAATATCCACAAAAATCGTCTGcaaataataataacatgtataagaatTAACtgtgtctgaaaaaaaaatgttagaataAAAACACTTgactttgcttattgttgaaggttgtatgATGGTGACCATGATCAGTTACTCAGGATAGCAAGAAATGCTCCTTCATGGCACTATTATAGAGGGGCAGGACCTTTTTTAGGGACATCGGAATCGGGTGTTTTTCAGCTCGGAATTTCGAGATTGATCTTTTCGGGAttcgggatttctttttttcaaatttcgggaTGCCggtcgggatttttttttttattcgggACCTCTGGTTTtcattatatcaataaaatttcaaataacataCTATGGTTTAAATTGATTAGGCTGTTATCTTGGAAACAACAGATTCATCACAATGAGTCTATACATgaagttatacatgtatgtgttaaataaaaatcgaaaaaatacaaatgaagaaATTTCCCAAAAACTTAGTAAGTATGTATTTGCTAAGAAATTGATTTTCTTAGAGTATTCATTGAATTTTTATGATAACATTAGTTACTTCAATAAATCCATGTGTTACATAGATATTGGAAAGATGTGAtttgagtgccaattagacaattcTCAACACAAGACACAagacacaatttgtaaaagaaaacccattataggtaaaaatgtacaagtacggtcttcaacaaggtgccttggctcacaccgaacaacaagctataaagggcctcaaaaattactattgcaaaaccattcaaaagtggaagccaacggtataatctatataaaaaacgagaatcgagaaacacttatgaacaacatcaacaaacgacaactaccgAACATCAGGtttcaaaaactgaaaaaaaagaaatgaatggATTTCCCCAAACAAATAGCAAGTATTATAATTCAATGTGTTACATGCACGTCCTAGtttgaataacaaaaacaaaaaaatgatagcTTACCTTTCACTACCATACGTCCATGATATAGTCTGTTGGAATCGTAGTCAGGGTCGTCGATTGTCAAAGTCTGGAATGTAAAATCTGTATGTATATAGATACGTTTGGTCGTTACTcgtttacaataaaattaatcacGTTCTATAATATCTTTGTTTAAAGATTTAAAGGTGTGTTTGTAAAAAACTATGTTTTAATGGGGAGAAGGGGCTTGGatgacatttgtaaaaaaaaggcaggacaggagttttgatttaaaaaaagcagaatgggcaatttggaaaaaaaaggcaggttgacaatatatgttaataaaagtcaggaaaaactgataaaagaaggcaggaccgaatagagtgaaaatataaaaaaaaaggtaggaACAGTAATTATTTCGAAGAAAAAAGGCagggcattttctttttatcctaGCACCCCCTCCCCtccattaaaaatcaaatggtagctcccgtatcaataaaataaaacaatatttttttatatatatttatatgtaatataGTAAAATTATGTGGGCAGCAAATTTGTTGAACCTGCATTTGTGACTTATATTCGGATGTCTAACAATGTGATATTTTggatttcttttctttcattcaGGTTTTTAAGGTCAATAACATCAAGGGAATAATTTCCGTCTATGCCTTGTTAGTTTTTACATCTACAACGATTTTTAAAGCTAAATAAACTTCCAAAGAATTGTACTCCGCAATCAGATTTACTGATGCCGTAAACTGTCACAAACATTTATAGCTGATCGGCAGcaatctttgtttttaaaactgacATGACTTCAAATCATATAACTATTTACATACCGGTTTGATGTAGAGGTGACCTCCTCTGGAGAACAGGTTCTTCCCTTGGTTTGTGTTTACTTGAAATTCGTTATTCTGAAAAGGAGATAGACAGATAAATTAGACGACAAAGATAATAAAGTAAATGGGCTATATATTTCATACCAGTCtttgttatttgtatttgtactaTAAAATGCATGCATATTTCCTTGTATTGCCGAAATTTTTGTGCAGATTAAAAAGATACCAAACATCtccggctgttgtctgctctatggtcgggttattgtctcattgacgcattacccatttacattctcaattttattaaaattgtccTGACTACACTAGAGTACAAtgtgtatttaaacaaaaacatgtatCGCGTTACATATGTTACAATGGCAGCAAACCTCGGGGGGTCCACTTCCACTATACATTTGTACGAAGTGGTAGGACGTGTCGCTGGAATGTATCCCCTTTTCAAGCTTGAAAATATGTGACTAGGTCTGGAAAACTATCAGCAATATATGATAAGGTCAATAAAGTTCCCATAACTTTTTCGTCTGGCATCTTTGTTTAAGTGTTTCTCAATCTGGCTGtgtttttatcaacaaatattctttcaaaaaaaaaaattattcgcTTATTTGATGTGCTTTCTTTAGCAATTTTCTCCTCTCATGAAAGAATTCAAGCAGTAATAtagcagaaaaaaaataataaaagcatTAGTTTTCGATTTTTAGTTTAAGTCCATAGAGAAAAAGTTGTATATCTCAAATCTTACCGAAATCTTTAATATGGTCCATTTGATGTACCATTACCCTTAACttaatttttgtgttaaaaGAAATGGATAATTTCTTAAAAGTTTATCATTTAGGATCACTCTTCGAATAAAATCATGTAAAGCATTTTCAGGGGAAAAGGACGTCTCTATAAAGCAGAGGACGGTTTAGGTGGAGTGTCTTTTGGTACTGACGCCACCCTCTCCTTTTTGTaggaaaatttggttgattatttaGGGAATCACTTAAACACGACTAGAGTAGGAAGTCAGTGGGCCTCCACTTATGAGAATTTCTATATCCGTCACGGCAAAAGAGTACTGTTACAATAACCATAGCCACTTTAAAACTTTCCTAATGATTAGTCAAAAATAACTTACTCCGCCTCCCCATGCTGAACACTCTATACTGTAACTACCCTGGTTAAAGCTGTTGTAGTCATCTCTAAATACAACGGCTCTCTTCATACTTCTAACAGGTTTTAAAGGCTCTACTTCATCTGTAACATAGTAAAATATATCATCTAATCAATGGTGACTTTATTATTGTAAtatggaaataataaattaaaatttggagTTAGGCGTCAATGTGCCTCGCTACCTTCTATACTATAGACTAACACATAAAATCACTTGTTATAAATCGTGTCCAAAATGATTATaactatattttcaaaacaaagatATATCACATTCATATTAatgcaggatctgcttacccttccggagcacctgagatcacccctagtttttggtggggttcgtgttgtttattctttagttttctatgttgtgtcatatgtactatttgttgtctgtttgtattttttatttttagccatggcgttgtcagtttgttttagatttatgagtttgactgtccctttggtatctttcgtccctcttttaatgaatatttgtttaataattcTGCATAAATTTGACCTCCAGGTGATGAATTTTCgggaacatttttgtttccgatccatcacttttttttaaataaaaaataggttTATATAAGTAATACACAGATGACCAAAACATATTCGTCGCATACAATTAGAATGACCACACACGTTGACCTTTGGCCTCAAATATATGGCCTTTTTAGTAGACCTATGGATTTTACCATTGGGGTGTTATACCCCGTCCTTTCCTTTCATtcaatatatactatatatgatTAAGATCTCCATCCCTGAACAAGGTATATTATAACTTTGAATCGAGTCTTTTTCAGTGCACGATTAGTGTTATCCTCGGGTAGTGTCTTACCCACCCACTTCATTGCAGAAATTGTTCAATATAATGAAAGTTTTCAATTTCTCATCCATAATCTATGTATATTCTTAATTTGCATGACAATACCTTCCACGTATGCAATGagtttattttttgcatttctgtaaatgaGGGAGGGATAAAAGtttcattatataaaaacatctCAAACAGAACTGTTTTGCCTATAAAGCTCACACAGCATCAATTGATGAGTTGCTGGTCGCAAATTagttaacaattttaaattgtcaCGATGCCATGATATTTGGAGAAGTTaatttatccaatcaaaatgaacgttacaaacgatGTTGCATAACAACTCCACTTATGTTATACACTTACGTGTCTTCCAATCAGATTCTTCGATGTTATTCTCGTAGTATGCTGTGAGTCTGTACCTCAGCTTTCCTCCAGGAACTATTTTAACTTCCGGTAAATGAAACTCCCATGCTCCATCCActgtagaaaaatataaaatgatcgTGTTTGCCGTTTTACCATTTCATTGGAAAACATGAGATTTATTTGGTGTCAGTTTTTAAcctaattttcataaaacaaatta
Encoded here:
- the LOC134691141 gene encoding beta-1,3-glucan-binding protein-like, coding for MKDSVLGLVFTLALACALDPEVILEKPFGLRLRLKDESSLLGVKFEVQPEGQKIYKEFIEHRLDGAWEFHLPEVKIVPGGKLRYRLTAYYENNIEESDWKTHEVEPLKPVRSMKRAVVFRDDYNSFNQGSYSIECSAWGGGNNEFQVNTNQGKNLFSRGGHLYIKPTLTIDDPDYDSNRLYHGRMVVKDDFCGYCSQSTNSGCDRTAVNGNVLNPIMSGKVTTHASIRYGTVTVRAKIPRGDWIWPAIWMLPKDWHYGGWPRSGEIDLMEARCNAKVNCGGNDHGVGEVASTLHWGPSPNQNGFMKTHGEKDKNGGDWADDFHIYKLEWYADHIRVTVDGQQIMYVGTPGNGFYNYGGFGGSNIWASGGNNAPFDQPFQLIMNVAVGGGFFSSGCSYNQPRPWNDGSNKQMREFWDRRGEWLSTWHGDNVAMQIDYVEMVQA